In one window of Cytophagaceae bacterium ABcell3 DNA:
- a CDS encoding IS110 family transposase, giving the protein MEKLRANAAGVDIGAKKIFVSVGGEQVRSFGTFTEEFRLACDYLVSKGVESVAMEATGVYWVILYEILEKAGLDVWLVDGRQTRQVPGRKTDVKDCQWIQQLHSYGLLNRCFVPDEQVKEIRRYQRLREDHIRTASMHINHMQKALTEMNIRLKEVINQIQGASGLRVIEAIIEGERDKHKLLSLCHKSIKEKKGDLVLKALEGHYTEAGLFALQQAYEAYLFYQGQISQCDKKIQQAMERSNRYHQDKDAKDEIESVKGRKPIRHNKPQVDNLGGHLIKIFTGRDATDLPGITDYTWLQLYAEVGYDLEKWPSEKQFTSWLGLSPGQNDSGKMKKNAKKKFRPKAGQIFRQIAQSLIESKKIALGAFGRRIKAKRGPGVAVKATARKLAVLYWRLMVKGLDYTERGIKKYEELMKIQREKWLMKTAKNLGYQLTVCEEV; this is encoded by the coding sequence ATGGAAAAATTAAGAGCTAATGCTGCTGGAGTAGACATTGGGGCAAAGAAGATCTTTGTCTCAGTTGGAGGAGAGCAAGTGCGCTCCTTTGGTACATTTACAGAAGAATTTCGTTTGGCCTGTGATTACCTGGTGTCAAAGGGCGTCGAATCGGTAGCGATGGAAGCTACCGGTGTTTACTGGGTTATCTTATATGAGATACTAGAAAAGGCCGGTTTAGATGTATGGTTGGTGGATGGAAGACAGACCAGACAGGTTCCCGGCCGAAAAACAGATGTTAAAGACTGTCAGTGGATACAGCAGTTGCATAGTTACGGACTGTTGAACCGGTGTTTTGTGCCTGATGAGCAAGTTAAAGAAATCAGGAGATATCAGAGGTTGCGGGAGGACCATATCAGAACAGCATCGATGCACATCAACCATATGCAAAAAGCTTTAACCGAAATGAATATCCGCCTCAAAGAGGTTATAAACCAAATACAGGGAGCGAGTGGCCTGAGAGTCATAGAAGCAATCATAGAAGGAGAAAGGGACAAGCACAAACTATTAAGCCTTTGCCATAAAAGTATCAAGGAAAAAAAAGGGGACTTGGTATTGAAGGCTTTAGAGGGACATTATACAGAAGCTGGGCTATTTGCTTTACAGCAAGCTTACGAAGCGTATCTTTTTTACCAAGGGCAAATCTCCCAATGCGATAAAAAAATACAGCAAGCGATGGAAAGAAGTAACAGGTACCACCAGGACAAAGACGCCAAAGACGAAATAGAGTCAGTAAAAGGCCGTAAGCCGATCAGGCACAACAAACCTCAGGTAGATAACCTGGGAGGCCATTTAATTAAAATATTTACAGGTAGAGACGCTACAGACCTACCTGGCATAACGGACTATACATGGCTACAACTCTATGCTGAAGTAGGGTATGATCTAGAAAAGTGGCCTTCGGAAAAACAGTTTACATCTTGGCTAGGGTTGTCCCCCGGACAGAATGATTCCGGGAAAATGAAAAAAAATGCAAAAAAGAAATTTAGGCCAAAAGCAGGGCAAATTTTCAGGCAGATTGCACAAAGTTTGATTGAGAGCAAAAAAATTGCACTAGGCGCATTTGGCAGAAGAATAAAAGCCAAACGAGGCCCTGGCGTAGCTGTGAAAGCAACAGCTAGAAAACTTGCTGTTCTATATTGGCGGTTAATGGTTAAAGGGCTTGACTATACAGAAAGGGGAATAAAGAAATATGAAGAACTAATGAAAATTCAGCGAGAAAAGTGGTTGATGAAAACGGCAAAGAACCTAGGATACCAACTTACTGTTTGTGAGGAAGTTTGA